CAGATCTACTTGCTGGTCCTCGCGCCGGACCTCCCGTGCAAAACCTTCGTCATCTTGCGAGACGGAGGGCCACGGATCAGAGGTAGAGCATatggcgatgccgacgagTTTGAATCCCTATATTCAGTCAGTTAGTCATAGCACATTCTGATTTGGGGGGGACGGGTGGCAACTTGCATCGAAACTGCACCTGATCTGCTTCACACATCGCGGGACGGGattgccgtcgtcaaaggcagcAGTAAGCCTGCGCTTTGGAAGCCCTGTATGCTCCCCTACCCATTCAAGAGGCTTCCCAGACTCTGTAAGAAAGCGCAAGCCCCGAACCCCGAGATTATCCAGGGCGATATCGAATCCTGTGATGAATTCTCCCGCCCTGCTCTGATAACCGCAAGAGGGTGTTGAGTAGTCCTTGGAATGAAAGTAGCCCAGCGTCCTCTCCTCGTTATTGGCACCGTAGAGTCGAAGTCCAGATATGTAACGCTGATTAGAAACCGTGGTGAAAGAGAAAGCAACATGCCTTAGGTCGTCATGAAGCTCGATGTTTTGATCAACTATCCCCGTTATATTTGGCACCATACACAATGCGATTTTGTTGTCATGGCCATCGTTCTGCCAGAAGGCCTCGTCGTTTGTAATGTCTGATGGTGAGCCTCTCAGGAGCTTGGAGTTTTCATGTCTTTGATGTATGAGATGGCACATTCGGTGAGTCAGTCGCAATATTCGTCTCCGGTTGATAGCCGCGCGACAATTGTGGTACTTGATGCACAGCTGATACCAAAGATTCCACCGGTCGCCCAAGCCACGAGGCATCGTCTCGTACACATACCAGAGATCACTATCCGGAGCGAACCGAGACTCCCAGAATCCGAGGAACTTTTGGGAATCGGTAAAGATTGGATCCGCCAGTTGGAGGTTCCTCACGCTACCACTATGTAGATAAAGGAGAATCTCCGCGATGACTTCGTTTGGCAGCGTTCGCATGGCAACGATTTTCGTTCTTCTCGCGACGTCTCTTTGGTGCATATGCTAATGCTGTTTTGTGCATCTTCAACAGGGTTGGGGTGATGTTCAAgtctcgccatcatctcatgCAACTCTGGCAGGTCATTCGGGTCCATAGGATTCTCGGCATAGTGGCAATCTCTCCCTAATGAGAAAGACTCTCCGCTATACAAGTTGAAAAAGCCATCCTCCCCCTCGGGTGGCGCGAGCGGTTGTAGCATTTCATGATTGTGTCCCCAGAAGGCGCCTTCGTTGCTTAAAGGGAACGATGTGCAGACGTCAAAGATGGCCTGTACATCTGCCGTCATGTCCAACCCCCTCTGGACTTGGCAAAGCATTTTATAGCAGGGTTCGTGAATTGGATAACCAGGCCGTATTGGTCCTTCGTGGAAGGGGCGGAAGCCATATAGCAAGCCATGATACTCTGGCCGTTCGTTGGTGGTTACGCAGGCAATAAGCATAGGATGTTCCAAGTCATTCTGGATCCATAGAAAGCCATCATCGTATGGAAGAAGATTCGAGAGCAGGACATCAGCGGTCGGCGTATTGCGATTACTGCGTACTTGGGTCATTAGTTGTCACGGGACAAGAACGATATTCGGGTGCAAGACGACCTACATGTCATCAGATGGTGCCTTTTTATACACTGCAACATATTTGTCTACATTAGCATCTACTTCAACACTAGCCAGGCGAGTTGGGTAGATTCCATACTTACCAGCGCGGACTTGATGTCCTTCAAGGATCGCGAAGCCACACAGAAAGCATGTTGTGGAAGGCATTATAGAGTAGTTAACAACTTAGATCCATCTAAAGTgataaaaataaaatgaaACAACATGACGTTGCCAGTATGCACGGTAAATGAAGTAATAAGGCTGAGTGCCCAGGATGGAGAGGAGCAGCACATTTTAAATGGTAGACAAGAATTCGCCTGCAGTAAAGTCGAGCTGCAGAGATGCAGGCAGTCGCCATGTTTAAGAGGAATACAGGCATAGTTCAGCAGATATTCGCCTGTTCTCCAAGCCTAGAGCCTTCTTCATGGGCGATTTTCCCTGTCTGTTTAATGGTTCATTAACGGCACAGATCAGTCCAAGGCGACCTCACTCCTGATGCCCTTGATTGTCGGCCATCTGTTCAGCTTCTGCTCTCGGACTGTTCTTGCAGAGTGCTCATATGCTTGGCCCCTTAGTTACGAGTGAATATCATGAACGACTATTCAGCGCATTCGTCGTGATACACTGGTTCGCCACTGCAAAAGCCGTGTTCACACTTGCCTCGTAGCCCGCCTTTACACGAGAATCACGGCAACGTCACAGATGTCTCCGTTGCATAGTACTCTACCATCAACAAATTCTGTGTAAAAAACCATCAAGTTCACCACCGGGCAGCTTATCTGCCAGCTATCCTTGAACTTGGAACACGACACTGTGACAGCAGAATATCTCCTTGCGCACAAGGCAGTTCTCACCAGCATGAAGGACTGCCGACAAACAAAGAAGTTGCCACAACGCCAACATCACACTCGTCAAAGAACTAGGCGGCCATGTTCACTGAAGCAACCTAGGTTCAGAGCTTTGATCTTCTCAACCTCATGACAAAACAACCTATCCGATGGGTTGACAACAAGAGATAGGCCATAGCTTCGAGCCTAAAATCAGGCGCATACTTGTCCATGAACAAAAGACCTTAATACATTGTCCGCTTCAACGGCCTGCCTGCCGACCAAGCCACCAAATCATCCACCTGCTGCTCGTAAAACCCATTAATGCTTCTCTCCTCGACGTAGGCAACGTGCGGTGTAACCAGCACCTGGCTCTTCCCATTCGTGCCCCAATCCGGCCTCCGCCACTCGCTATCGCCCGGCAACGGCTCCAGATCAAACACATCCAACGCGGCGCCTCTAATCTTGCCAGCCTCGAGAATGTTGAGCAGGTCCCTCTCCACCACCAACGGCCCCCGCGAGGTGTTGACGAAGAAGGACGACGGCTTCATCCTGGACAAGTCTGCCTCCGTGACCAAGCCCCTTGACCGGTCGGACAGAACCAAATGGACACTCACCACGTCCGCCGCGCTGAACAGCTCCTCGCGGCTGACGGCTTTGAAGGTCTTTTCGCCGTTGGCCTGTTCGACGGGCAAGCCCTGCTCCTTGACCTGGGcatccgccgcctcctgAGTCAGGTTGGTGCTCCACGCGATAATCTTCATGCCGAAGGCGAGATTCATGATGCGCGCCACCGCACCGCCTAGGCGGCCTAGACCAAGGAGGCCGAGCGTTTTGCCGGATACGCCGGTGACGGCGTCTGTTTGCCAggcgccggccttgacggccGCGTCATTCTTCGCAATGTTTCTAGTAACGCTGAGAATCATGGCGATGACGTGCTCGGTGGTGCTGTCTACCGGCCCGGCCTGGGTATccgtggcggcggtgacgggTATGCCGCGCTTTTGCGCAGCATCCATGTCAATAGCCTTGTTGCGGCGGCCGCAGCTCAGGATGAGTTTGAGGTTGGGAAGGCGGTTTATGAGATCGGCTGGGAGGGGTGTGCGTTCCCGCATCGTGGCTGGAATGGTGAGCTACGAGCTGATTATTTCCGAGTGTCGCGTCTGAGGGGAGAGGGAGCTCACAAATGACATCAAACGGCTCCAGTCTTTTAACAATT
The DNA window shown above is from Metarhizium brunneum chromosome 1, complete sequence and carries:
- the serA_0 gene encoding D-3-phosphoglycerate dehydrogenase, whose protein sequence is MATNVAVLDDYQSFAPPHFDKLDANFAVTYIPDTLLPYNHPNTPQTVKDEIVKRLEPFDVISTMRERTPLPADLINRLPNLKLILSCGRRNKAIDMDAAQKRGIPVTAATDTQAGPVDSTTEHVIAMILSVTRNIAKNDAAVKAGAWQTDAVTGVSGKTLGLLGLGRLGGAVARIMNLAFGMKIIAWSTNLTQEAADAQVKEQGLPVEQANGEKTFKAVSREELFSAADVVSVHLVLSDRSRGLVTEADLSRMKPSSFFVNTSRGPLVVERDLLNILEAGKIRGAALDVFDLEPLPGDSEWRRPDWGTNGKSQVLVTPHVAYVEERSINGFYEQQVDDLVAWSAGRPLKRTMY